The following are encoded together in the Oncorhynchus nerka isolate Pitt River linkage group LG25, Oner_Uvic_2.0, whole genome shotgun sequence genome:
- the LOC115109519 gene encoding leucine-rich repeat-containing protein 4C-like, with translation MLNKMTSSRQQQTMRGPRWNRALSDPLFVLLLALQLLAVAGLVRAQTCPSVCSCSNQFSKVICTRRGLREVPDGISTNTRYLNLQENLIQVIKVDSFKHLRHLEILQLSKNHIRNIEIGAFNGLASLNTLELFDNRLTTIPNGAFEYLSKLKELWLRNNPIESIPSYAFNRVPSLRRLDLGELKRLSYISEGAFEGLGNLRYLNLGMCNLKEIPNLIPLVKLDELEMSGNQLTVIRPGSFKGLIHLQKLWMMHAQIKTIERNSFDDLQSLVELNLAHNNLTLLPHDLFTPLHHLERVHLHHNPWNCNCDILWLSWWLKEMVPANTSCCARCSSPASHKGRYIGELDQNYFHCYAPVIVEPPADLNVTEGMAAELKCRASSLTSVSWITPNGSIMTHGAYKIRISVLNDGTLNFTNVTMQDTGTYTCMVSNSAGNTTASATLNVSSTENVLSYFTTVTVETIEPVHDEGRSTVWQKLGPTPSAGSWETVSSTSTTTTTARMPLSTRATEKTFTIPVTDLNDSSMTGLDEVMKTTKIIIGCFVAITLMAAVMLIIFYKMRKQHHQQNHHAPQRTIEIINVDEDCVTGGPAMEGHLNLPPLEHEHLNHYNTYKSAYNHVSTINSIHSSAHEPLLIRASSKDNVQETQI, from the coding sequence CCCTCCAGCTCCTGGCGGTGGCGGGCCTGGTGCGCGCTCAGACCTGCCCCTCTGTCTGCTCCTGCAGCAACCAGTTCAGCAAGGTGATCTGTACGCGGCGGGGGCTCCGTGAGGTCCCCGATGGCATATCCACCAACACACGCTACCTGAACCTGCAGGAGAACCTCATCCAGGTGATCAAGGTGGACAGCTTCAAGCACCTGCGGCACCTGGAGATCCTGCAGCTGAGCAAGAACCACATCCGAAACATTGAGATTGGGGCCTTCAACGGCCTGGCTAGTCTCAACACTCTGGAGCTGTTTGACAACCGCCTCACCACAATCCCCAATGGGGCCTTTGAGTACCTCTCCAAGCTCAAGGAGCTGTGGCTGAGGAACAACCCCATCGAGAGCATTCCCTCGTATGCGTTCAACAGGGTGCCCTCGCTACGGCGGCTGGATTTAGGGGAACTCAAACGCCTCTCGTATATCTCAGAGGGGGCTTTCGAGGGCCTCGGCAACCTGCGCTACCTGAACCTGGGCATGTGCAATCTGAAGGAGATCCCCAACCTCATCCCACTGGTCAAGCTGGACGAGCTAGAGATGTCAGGGAACCAGCTGACGGTCATCAGACCTGGCTCCTTCAAAGGGTTGATCCATCTGCAGAAGCTGTGGATGATGCATGCCCAGATCAAAACCATTGAAAGGAACTCCTTTGACGACCTGCAGTCGCTGGTGGAGCTCAACCTGGCCCACAACAACCTCACCCTGCTGCCCCATGATCTCTTCACCCCCCTGCACCACCTGGAGAGAGTCCACCTCCATCACAACCCCTGGAACTGCAACTGTGACATCCTGTGGCTCAGCTGGTGGCTCAAAGAGATGGTGCCGGCCAACACCAGCTGCTGTGCCCGCTGcagttccccagccagccacaAGGGACGCTACATAGGTGAGCTGGACCAGAACTATTTCCACTGTTACGCACCTGTTATTGTGGAGCCACCAGCGGACCTGAACGTGACAGAGGGTATGGCTGCAGAGCTGAAGTGCAGGGCCAGCTCTCTGACCTCAGTCAGTTGGATTACGCCCAATGGCTCCATCATGACCCACGGTGCATACAAGATCCGCATTTCTGTGCTCAACGACGGCACGCTCAACTTCACCAATGTCACCATGCAAGACACGGGAACCTACACCTGCATGGTAAGCAACTCAGCAGGCAATACCACAGCATCTGCCACTCTCAACGTGTCTTCCACAGAGAACGTCCTCAGCTACTTTACCACAGTAACAGTGGAGACCATCGAGCCAGTGCACGACGAGGGGCGCTCCACCGTGTGGCAGAAGTTGGGCCCCACCCCCTCCGCCGGATCCTGGGAGACTGTgtcgtccacctccaccaccaccacaacggCCCGGATGCCCCTCTCCACCCGGGCCACAGAGAAGACCTTTACCATCCCTGTCACGGACCTGAACGACAGCTCCATGACCGGCctggatgaggtgatgaagaccaCCAAAATCATCATCGGCTGCTTCGTGGCCATCACCCTCATGGCCGCTGTTATGCTAATCATCTTCTACAAGATGAGGAAGCAGCACCACCAGCAGAACCACCATGCGCCACAGCGCACCATTGAGATCATCAATGTAGACGAGGACTGTGTGACAGGCGGGCCGGCCATGGAGGGCCACCTGAATCTGCCCCCGCTGGAGCATGAGCACCTGAACCACTACAACACCTATAAGTCTGCGTACAACCACGTCTCCACTATCAACTCCATACACAGCTCGGCGCACGAACCTTTGTTAATCCGGGCCAGTTCGAAAGACAATGTACAAGAGACTCAGATCTAA